AGACCATCACCAGTGCACCGTACCAGGCGATCTGGGCCTCGCGCGAACCGGCCACTTCGCCGATGAACAGGGGCAAGGCGGGCATCACCAGGCCGATGCCCAGCATGTCCAGGAACACGCAGACCAGCACGAAGTGCAGTCGGGGCGGGGGCGGGGCCGTCGCAGCCGGGCTCGCCTCGCAGGCGGGGGCGGCTTGGGCACGCTCGGGCACATTCAGCGCGGTCGTCGCATCCGGTGCGGTCGCACTGTTTGAGTCATTCGTCGCATTCGTCGCCTGCGGGGCGTCATCGGGAGAGCTCACGGGATGCTCCGTTTCATATCGTCATGCCCGGCCGCTGCACAGCAGCCCATCGGGCCATTCGGTCCACACGGCGTGGCCGATCAAGGCCACGCCGCGGGAGGCCTGTCGCGAGCGCCGGCACCGTCCATCACCTGCCGCAGGGCAGGCCCCGGTCGGGCCGACTCAGGCCTCCCCATCCCCTCAGGGCAAGACCGGCATCAAGCCCGGACCGCCTGCTCCTGGCCGACCTGCGCCGCCGGCTTGGCGGCATGGAACAGCTCCGTCATCAGGCTCTGGTAAGTCGGGGTGCCAGTGGCGCCGATGCTCGACAGGAAGGCATCGATGGCGCGCGCGATCTGCGGCGCGAACTCCGGCTTTTCCAGGTCCAGGTGGGAGGCCCCTTCAATCCAGCTCACCGTGGCATGCGGAATGGCCTGGAAGGCCCGCTTGACCATGTGGCTGGCATGGCTGCGGGTGCCACCGATCAGCAGGACCGGCATGTCCAGCGCGGCCAGGTCCGCTTCCGTGACGGCATTGGCCGCGCGGATCCGGAATTCCTGGGCCACGGTGCTGCCGCTGTTGACGTTCTTCACCAGCTGCTCGGCCACCTGCGTGACCTGCGCCTCGCTCTGAGCCGCGGGGGTGTCATAGCGCTGGACCATGCGGGCCATCGATTCGACATCCTTGCCGGCGTCGAGCAGGGCGGCCCGCTCGAGCAGGTCTTCCGAGGCGGTGAACAGGGCCGGCTCCACCAGCACCAAGGCCTGGACCTTGTCTGCATGCTTGATCGCATATTGCGCGGTGAAGAAGCCGCCGTGCGAATAGCCGTAGAGCAGGGTCTGCTTGGAGCTCAGGACCGAGTCCATCGCTGCGAGGTGGTCGTCCAGCGTGGCCGACTCGACGGAGCCCTTGAAGGTGCTCTTGCCGTAGCCGGGCAGCTGCATGCAGTTGATGGACCGGAAGGGAGACTCGAGACGCGTCAGCGAGGCCAGAACCCCCTTGTCACACAGGATCGCCAGAATGTCCCAGATGCCCGTTTGAGACTCGTGGGAATGAACTTCGACATCCGCCCGGGGCGAAGAAATGATCTTGCTCGCCAGGTCTTTCGGAATCACTTTCATATCTTCCTCTCAAGTTACGTTGGTAGGGCTGATGCCTCTGCGGCTAAGCAAAGGCCGACGCCGATGGACCACTCGGCGACCGCGCTTCGGGGGCAAACCCGACGGGAGACCAGCGCTGTACGTCCCACCGGCAAGCCGGTGGAGTGCCTCCCCGTTTCTGGCGCTGACCTCCCGCCCGCGTGATCGATGACCTCGACCCCACGCGCGGAAGGTCCTGTCAATTCATTCCTGCAAGGCCCGTCCGGGGGCCACCCGCAGCGCCGACACCGTGCTGCCGGCGGTCGAGATCACGGCCACCAGCGCCGCCAGCGCAAAGGCACCGACCAGCGCGGGCACCAGCACGGCGCCGCTCTCGACGAAATCAGCGAGATAGCGATGGGTGCTCACCGCAGCGATCGGCAAGCCGATCAGCGCGCTGCCAATGACGATGAACAGCGGCTCGCGCCACACCAGGCGCGCAATCGCCGGCGCACCGGCGCCGTAGAGCTTGCGCACTGCGATCTCTTTGAAGCGCCGCTGGATGCCGTAGGCCGACAGCACATAGACGCCGATGGCGGAAATGCCGCCCACCAGCAGGCTGGTGGCCATCAACAGCCAGGCCAGCCGCTGGTCGTCCGCATAGTTGCTGTCGATGCGGTCCTGCAGCCGTTTCATGTCCAGCGCCTGGTTCGGAAAGCTGCGGGCCCACAACGCCGCGAGGGCGGTCTCCACCGGCGCCGGGTTCCCGCTGGCGCGCACCGTGAGGTAGGGCGTGCGCAGGACCAGCACATAGACCATCGGCTGAATCGCCTTGCGGACCGATTGCTGACGGATGTCCGGCACGACACCGGCGATCTGGAAGGGCTTTCTGCTCTTGCCGAACAGCACGGTCTGACCGACCGCCGCCTGCGCCGTGTCGAAGCCCAGCAGCGTGGCGGTGGTCTGGTTGATGATGACCTCGCTGCCTTTTTCCTCCGGATCCTTGCGCCCATCGAAGACCCGGCCGGCCACCGGGCGGATGCCGTAGACCTCGAAGAAGTCGGGGCGGATGGCCGTCAGCCGGACCAGGTTCTCCGGGCGGTCCCCGCGCTGCACATCGGCCAGCAACACCGCCTCATTGCGGCCGATGACGCCCGAAGTCGCGGTGACGCCGGTCACGCCGGGCAACTGGCGGGCGGCCTCGGCAAAGGACTTGCCTTCGGCGGTCATCGAATTGCCGGGCAGGCGCAGCACGATCAGTCCGCGGGCATCGAAGCCCGGGTGAATCGCCAGCACATACCGGGTCTGCCAGGCAATGCCCAGGCTCAGGCCCAGCAGCGCGATCGCGGCAGCAAACTGCATCAGCGTCAGCACGCGCCTGAGCCAGGCGCCCGCCAGACCTTCGCCATTGCCCGCATTCGCCAACTGATTCGCCGGCACACGGGCGGCAAGCCAGGCCGGATAGGCCCCCGCCAGCAGGCCCACCACCACCGCGATCAGCAGCGCCACCGCACAGGACACGGGCGTGAACACCTGATCGGTGGGCCGATGGGTGAGGCTGGCGAAGGGCTCCAGCAAGGCTGCGGCCAGCAGCGCACCCAACAAGGCGGCCGACAGCGTGAAGCACAGCGATTCCAGGGTGAATTGCCAAAGGATCTCCCGGCTGGTGGCGCCCAGCGTCTTCAGCACGCCGATCTCGCGCCGCCGGCGTGCGGCGCGCACGGTGGCCAGGCTGGCGTAGTTGCTGGCGGCCAGCAACAGCACCACCACCGCCACCACGCCCAGGCCGACCACCAGCGCACGGTCGGCATGCACCGCCGGATCGGCCAGCGACGCCAGGTCCGGATCGAAGTAGGCGTGCGTGAGCGAACCCAGCCGGACGTCCAGCAGATTGAGCTGGCCGATCTGCTGGACGATCTCCGGCGGATAGGCCGCCTGCAGCGGGGAAGCATTGGCCGCGGCCTCCAGGCGGCGCGCCACCGAGGCCGGGTCGACGCCGGGCGCCAGGCGCAGATAGATCTTGCCCTCGACCTTGGTCCAGGCGGTGAGCATCGCCTGACGGGTCTCGGCGCTCCAGAGACTGCTGTCGATGCCAGCCAGCGCCGCAAAGGGCACGGTCGTGGCGCGCGGTGGGGTGGCGACCACGGCGGCCACGGTGAAGACCTGGTCCACCATGGTGACGCGACGGCCGACGACCTGCTCGGACCCGAACAGACGCTGCGCGGTGTCGGCCGTGAGGGCGACCGCGTCCGGCGTGCCGAGCGCGCGGGACAGATCGCCATCCAGCACCTTCAGCGCCATCAAGCCCGCGAAATCCGGGTCCACCAGCGAGACCTTCAGCGGCAGCACCCGGTCGTCCACCCGGGCCGAGACCTCCAGCGGCATCACGCGGGACACCGCCTCGGCGATCGGCGGCTGCAGCAGGGCATCCCGCAGCACCAGCGGGGTGGTGTCCGACCAGGGATTGGTGGTGCCGGCAAAGTTGAAATGCGCCTTGACCACATAGGTCCGGTCGCGGTCGGGAAGATGGGCGTCGTAGAGGAAGGATTGGCGGACGAAGGCCAGCAACAGGAAGCAGGCGGTGAAACCGAGGACCAGGCCGATCAGCACCAGGGCGTTGTGACGCGCCTCCTGGAGGATCATGCGAAGACCGATGCGGAGCGTGCCGATGGACATCATGGGGCGGTCCTCACGCGGCCTGCAGTTCGCGCTGGACGTTGCGTCCGTCCTTCATCTCGATGACCCGCGACGCCTGGCGTGCATGCGCCGGCGAGTGGGTCACCATGACCAGGGTGGTGCCGTTGCGGTTGATGTCGCGCAGCAGGCGCATCACTTCCTCGCCATGGCTGCTGTCGAGGTTGCCGGTGGGCTCGTCCGCCAGCAGCACCTGGGGCCGAGCCACCAGCGCCCGGGCAATGGCCACCCGTTGCTGCTGCCCGCCGGACAGCTGTGACGGCGAATGACCCGCACGGTGGGCCACGCCCAACTGATCCAGCATCGCGTCGGCCCGCTCTCGCCGCTCGGCGCTGGAGACATCGGTGTACTTGAGCGCCATCTCGACGTTCTGGCGCACAGTGAGCTGCTCGATCAGGTTGAAGCTCTGGAAGACGAAACCGACGCGCCCGCGCCGCAGCAGGGTGCGTTCGGCCTCGCTGGCGCGGCTCACGTCCTGACCGTCGAAAAGAAACTGGCCGCTGTCGGGCCGGTCCAGCAAGCCCAGGATGCTCAGCAGGGTGGACTTGCCGCAGCCCGAGGGGCCGACCACGGCGAGGTAGTCGCCTTGGTCGATGGTGAGATTGACGCCCGACAGGGCGGCCGTCTGGATGTCCTTGACCCGATAGGTCTTGCTGACGTTGAGTAGTTTCAGCATGTTGCGCTCCTGTCATTCACTCGGTGAGGCTCAGTCGATGGGCGTCGCGGAAATCGGCATAGCTGGAGACGATCACCCGATCGCCCTCCTGGACGCCGTCCAGGATCTCGATCTGTGTCGCGCTGCGGCGGCCCACACGCACCTGTCGGCGGACCGCCGTGCGGCCGTCCCGGTCCAGCACCAGCATGCCGGCGCCCTGGCTCTCATTCACATAGGTGCCGTTGGGCAGCAGCAGCGCAGGGGTGCTCGCGCCCAGGTTGAGATCGACGTCAATGCTCTGTCCCGGGCTGAGGTGCCGGGGCTGCTGGCGCAGCAGCAGTTCGACATCGAACTGGCCGTCCTTGATCTGCGGATAGATGCGGCTGACCTCCACCGCATGTGCCACGCCGTTCACATGGGCCGTGCCCTGCTGACCGGTCGCGACCGCGTTCAGGTAGAACTCGTTGACCTTGGCGGTCAGCTTGAAGCTGGCGGGGTCGTCGATGTGGCCGATGTTCTGCCCGCGCTG
The Roseateles amylovorans genome window above contains:
- a CDS encoding alpha/beta fold hydrolase, producing MKVIPKDLASKIISSPRADVEVHSHESQTGIWDILAILCDKGVLASLTRLESPFRSINCMQLPGYGKSTFKGSVESATLDDHLAAMDSVLSSKQTLLYGYSHGGFFTAQYAIKHADKVQALVLVEPALFTASEDLLERAALLDAGKDVESMARMVQRYDTPAAQSEAQVTQVAEQLVKNVNSGSTVAQEFRIRAANAVTEADLAALDMPVLLIGGTRSHASHMVKRAFQAIPHATVSWIEGASHLDLEKPEFAPQIARAIDAFLSSIGATGTPTYQSLMTELFHAAKPAAQVGQEQAVRA
- a CDS encoding ABC transporter permease; its protein translation is MMSIGTLRIGLRMILQEARHNALVLIGLVLGFTACFLLLAFVRQSFLYDAHLPDRDRTYVVKAHFNFAGTTNPWSDTTPLVLRDALLQPPIAEAVSRVMPLEVSARVDDRVLPLKVSLVDPDFAGLMALKVLDGDLSRALGTPDAVALTADTAQRLFGSEQVVGRRVTMVDQVFTVAAVVATPPRATTVPFAALAGIDSSLWSAETRQAMLTAWTKVEGKIYLRLAPGVDPASVARRLEAAANASPLQAAYPPEIVQQIGQLNLLDVRLGSLTHAYFDPDLASLADPAVHADRALVVGLGVVAVVVLLLAASNYASLATVRAARRRREIGVLKTLGATSREILWQFTLESLCFTLSAALLGALLAAALLEPFASLTHRPTDQVFTPVSCAVALLIAVVVGLLAGAYPAWLAARVPANQLANAGNGEGLAGAWLRRVLTLMQFAAAIALLGLSLGIAWQTRYVLAIHPGFDARGLIVLRLPGNSMTAEGKSFAEAARQLPGVTGVTATSGVIGRNEAVLLADVQRGDRPENLVRLTAIRPDFFEVYGIRPVAGRVFDGRKDPEEKGSEVIINQTTATLLGFDTAQAAVGQTVLFGKSRKPFQIAGVVPDIRQQSVRKAIQPMVYVLVLRTPYLTVRASGNPAPVETALAALWARSFPNQALDMKRLQDRIDSNYADDQRLAWLLMATSLLVGGISAIGVYVLSAYGIQRRFKEIAVRKLYGAGAPAIARLVWREPLFIVIGSALIGLPIAAVSTHRYLADFVESGAVLVPALVGAFALAALVAVISTAGSTVSALRVAPGRALQE
- a CDS encoding ABC transporter ATP-binding protein, with the protein product MLKLLNVSKTYRVKDIQTAALSGVNLTIDQGDYLAVVGPSGCGKSTLLSILGLLDRPDSGQFLFDGQDVSRASEAERTLLRRGRVGFVFQSFNLIEQLTVRQNVEMALKYTDVSSAERRERADAMLDQLGVAHRAGHSPSQLSGGQQQRVAIARALVARPQVLLADEPTGNLDSSHGEEVMRLLRDINRNGTTLVMVTHSPAHARQASRVIEMKDGRNVQRELQAA